The following are encoded in a window of Amphibacillus xylanus NBRC 15112 genomic DNA:
- a CDS encoding MATE family efflux transporter — MKSYDFTQGNIFKQLFVFSGPIILTNLLQISYQFIDSLWVGNLIGEEGLGAVSLAGTVLTTVLAFVIGLNNAALTILSQQKGRGSEAGLKRYLNAFIVILTVLSLVFGIFGFLFSEPILRLMGTPADMLDMADAYLKISFLGILFIYGYNFIGTVFRSIGDSKTPLYFVLIAVICNAIIDPIFIAGFGWGIKGAAIATVFSQALAFLIGAIYTYRHKLVPLVKPHLPAKNEIFTILKLGVPAGLQMSVISAGSMAIMGVVTSFGSPVVAGYGAAKRLDSIIMLPAQALGTSVNSMAGQNIGAGNWKRVHKITLYGFIYNVIFMLGFAVLIFLFADYGIKLFLQEAQAVDFGTKYLKIIAFFYPFLGINFILNGTVRASGAMFQVLVLNFISFWILRFPLTSIFAQRFGENGIGLGMGLSFLVSSIVAFLYYQFGKWRHKDLIREK; from the coding sequence GTGAAAAGTTATGATTTTACACAAGGGAATATATTCAAGCAACTTTTTGTATTTTCTGGGCCAATTATTTTAACTAATTTACTTCAAATCTCATATCAATTTATCGATAGTTTATGGGTAGGTAATTTAATTGGTGAAGAAGGATTAGGGGCAGTTTCCTTAGCTGGTACAGTCTTAACAACAGTGTTAGCGTTTGTGATTGGTTTAAATAATGCAGCATTAACAATTTTATCACAACAAAAAGGTCGTGGTAGTGAAGCGGGATTAAAGCGATATTTAAATGCATTTATCGTCATCTTAACAGTGCTATCACTGGTATTTGGTATCTTTGGCTTTCTATTCTCGGAGCCTATATTACGATTAATGGGTACACCAGCCGACATGCTAGACATGGCGGATGCTTATTTGAAAATAAGTTTTCTAGGAATTTTATTTATCTATGGATATAATTTTATAGGGACGGTATTTCGTTCAATTGGAGATTCCAAGACGCCATTATATTTTGTTCTGATTGCTGTTATTTGTAATGCGATTATCGATCCAATCTTTATTGCAGGATTTGGTTGGGGAATTAAAGGCGCGGCAATTGCGACAGTCTTTTCTCAAGCGCTGGCATTTCTGATAGGTGCGATTTATACATATAGACATAAGCTTGTACCATTAGTAAAGCCACACTTACCAGCTAAGAATGAGATTTTTACAATCTTAAAATTAGGGGTTCCTGCTGGACTTCAAATGAGTGTGATTTCGGCAGGTAGTATGGCGATTATGGGAGTGGTTACCTCGTTTGGCTCACCGGTTGTTGCTGGTTATGGAGCTGCAAAACGATTAGATAGTATAATTATGCTACCAGCTCAAGCTCTGGGCACATCAGTTAATAGTATGGCTGGACAAAATATTGGAGCTGGTAATTGGAAAAGGGTTCACAAAATTACGTTATATGGCTTTATTTATAATGTTATCTTTATGTTGGGTTTTGCTGTTTTGATTTTTCTGTTTGCTGACTATGGAATTAAGTTATTTCTCCAGGAAGCACAGGCAGTTGACTTTGGGACGAAGTATTTAAAGATCATTGCTTTTTTCTATCCGTTTTTAGGGATTAATTTTATCCTGAATGGAACAGTAAGAGCCTCAGGCGCGATGTTTCAAGTATTAGTCCTTAATTTTATTTCATTTTGGATCTTACGTTTTCCCTTAACATCTATATTTGCTCAGCGTTTTGGTGAGAATGGTATTGGCCTTGGCATGGGGCTAAGCTTTTTAGTTAGTAGTATCGTTGCTTTTCTCTATTATCAATTTGGTAAATGGCGACATAAAGATCTCATTAGGGAAAAATAA
- a CDS encoding CotO family spore coat protein encodes MASKPLLFIDQSSSMTPHAPMQAEYHTEYEESSNPSVQQELGRHTNQSRNAFNQMTIEEKLDYLAKPSAFLPKLNCRFSVGNKLYRGRIIAREGQQFVFEDRHTKRKRNFMIEEISDLRIIGF; translated from the coding sequence ATGGCTTCAAAACCATTATTATTTATTGATCAGTCTAGCTCAATGACTCCACATGCGCCAATGCAAGCTGAATACCATACTGAATATGAAGAATCTTCAAACCCATCAGTTCAACAAGAACTGGGTAGACATACGAATCAATCGAGAAATGCATTTAATCAGATGACTATTGAGGAAAAACTAGATTATTTAGCCAAGCCATCTGCTTTTTTACCGAAATTAAACTGTAGATTTTCAGTAGGTAATAAACTTTATCGCGGGAGAATTATAGCTAGAGAAGGACAGCAGTTTGTTTTTGAAGATAGACATACAAAAAGGAAACGGAATTTTATGATTGAAGAGATTAGTGATTTAAGGATCATAGGCTTTTGA
- the ftsW gene encoding putative lipid II flippase FtsW: protein MKKRLKKFDYGLIAVVLALSVFGTIMIYSSSYTLSTLQYDHGHYFFMRQLVFLVLGLSVFAVMSFISLKTLGKLSPFLIIISIILLFLVLIPGIGVVRNEARRWLAYPFTFQPSEIVKVFMIIYFAHIYAKKQPYIDQFKKGVLPPLLILAFVFYLILQQPDFGTATHILLICGLIIFFSGVKMRHILLLGSIGLSGLFFIMISQPYRLNRITSFMNTFDDPSGDGYQLINSYISIATSGLSGNGLGNSVQKLGYLPEAHTDFIMAVIVEELGLIAVIFVIGSYLFILYRGIRIAKEVDSLYLRLLALGVTFQIIIQAVFNLGAVSGVLPITGIPLPFISYGGTSLVFTLLSAGILVNISGRRREPAINN, encoded by the coding sequence ATGAAGAAACGACTGAAAAAATTTGATTATGGACTGATTGCGGTTGTTTTAGCACTATCAGTTTTTGGTACGATTATGATCTACAGCTCTAGCTATACGCTTAGTACATTACAATATGATCATGGTCATTACTTCTTTATGCGTCAATTAGTGTTTCTCGTTCTGGGATTATCAGTCTTTGCTGTCATGTCGTTTATTTCATTAAAGACTTTAGGAAAGTTAAGCCCATTTTTAATCATTATTTCAATTATTCTACTCTTTCTCGTATTAATTCCAGGTATTGGCGTTGTGCGAAATGAGGCTCGAAGATGGCTTGCATACCCATTTACATTTCAACCTTCAGAAATTGTTAAAGTATTTATGATCATTTACTTTGCTCATATTTATGCAAAAAAACAACCTTATATCGACCAATTTAAAAAAGGAGTATTACCTCCTCTCTTAATATTGGCATTTGTTTTTTACCTTATTTTACAACAACCCGATTTTGGGACTGCAACTCATATTTTATTAATTTGTGGTCTAATTATCTTCTTTAGTGGTGTAAAGATGCGTCATATTTTATTACTAGGTTCAATCGGGCTTTCTGGATTATTCTTCATTATGATTTCTCAACCGTATCGATTAAATCGAATTACATCTTTTATGAATACATTCGATGATCCTAGTGGTGATGGCTATCAATTAATTAATTCATATATTTCAATCGCTACAAGCGGGCTTTCTGGCAATGGTCTTGGTAATAGTGTGCAAAAGCTTGGCTACTTACCTGAGGCTCATACGGATTTTATTATGGCTGTTATTGTTGAAGAGCTTGGTTTAATTGCTGTTATTTTTGTAATCGGCTCTTACTTGTTTATTTTATATCGAGGTATTCGTATCGCAAAAGAAGTCGATTCACTATATTTAAGATTATTAGCGTTAGGCGTGACCTTTCAAATTATCATTCAAGCGGTCTTTAACTTAGGTGCAGTGAGCGGCGTGCTACCAATCACTGGAATCCCACTACCTTTTATTAGCTACGGAGGAACATCACTCGTCTTTACATTACTCTCAGCAGGGATTTTAGTTAACATCTCAGGACGGCGAAGAGAACCTGCAATTAATAATTAA
- a CDS encoding GerAB/ArcD/ProY family transporter, translated as MSTKEMINSYQLTIMVALITVGDAILVLPASVAIVAKQDAWISMLLSLLFGSLVVLLFVKVSKLQSNLSFVQVILKILGKPIGSIVVMFFLLYLLFSVSILLRELGDFITTQILLETPIKVINLLFITVIIFGVRSGLATLARVSEVFYPVVFLFLVTLFTLVLPSIQIEWIRPLLGHGFKPVINGTIIATSFPFMELIVILMFIPNILKKNKFRKNFLTGALFGGTALFINVLLCTIVLGVPTTIRNVYPTFILARSISVGHYIQRIEGLIAIFWMITVFIKITLYSYAFHIGVKQLFNLKNYRQLTYPFGFILFGTSILVASNYTEYSEIISKYWSYYDMTVAIFIPFLLIIVSMFRKKTNPQKNKQQKKA; from the coding sequence ATGAGTACAAAAGAAATGATTAATTCCTATCAACTTACCATTATGGTTGCGCTCATAACAGTTGGTGATGCCATATTAGTCTTACCAGCATCAGTAGCAATTGTCGCTAAACAGGATGCTTGGATCTCGATGTTATTAAGTTTACTTTTTGGTTCACTCGTAGTACTTTTGTTTGTAAAAGTAAGTAAACTTCAGTCGAATCTATCCTTTGTACAGGTAATTCTAAAAATTCTCGGTAAGCCAATTGGCTCAATTGTCGTAATGTTTTTTTTACTTTATTTACTATTCTCAGTCTCCATCCTTTTACGTGAATTAGGCGATTTTATTACGACACAAATTTTGCTTGAAACGCCCATAAAGGTCATTAATTTATTGTTTATTACTGTTATTATCTTTGGCGTTCGATCTGGATTAGCAACACTTGCACGTGTGAGTGAAGTTTTCTATCCTGTCGTTTTCTTATTTTTGGTGACATTGTTTACCCTAGTATTACCTAGTATTCAAATCGAGTGGATTCGGCCATTACTCGGACATGGATTTAAACCAGTAATCAATGGAACGATTATCGCAACGTCATTTCCATTCATGGAGTTAATCGTTATCTTAATGTTTATACCGAATATACTGAAAAAAAATAAATTCAGAAAAAACTTTTTAACAGGTGCATTATTTGGAGGTACTGCATTATTTATTAATGTTTTACTATGTACTATCGTTTTAGGCGTACCAACAACGATCCGTAACGTATACCCTACCTTCATCTTAGCACGGTCAATTTCTGTCGGGCACTACATTCAGAGGATCGAAGGATTAATTGCAATTTTTTGGATGATTACTGTTTTTATTAAAATTACGCTGTACTCTTATGCATTTCACATTGGTGTGAAGCAACTATTTAACTTGAAAAATTATCGCCAGTTAACTTATCCATTTGGCTTTATTTTATTTGGAACGTCAATACTCGTTGCTTCAAATTATACTGAATACAGCGAAATAATTTCCAAATATTGGTCGTATTATGATATGACAGTCGCTATATTCATCCCATTCCTATTGATCATCGTATCAATGTTTAGAAAAAAAACGAACCCACAAAAAAATAAACAGCAAAAAAAAGCTTAA
- a CDS encoding DUF421 domain-containing protein, with the protein MGYNYSSVFFETVFGYFALFVIAKILGKTQIRQLTAFDFISALLLGELVGNALYDENVGIPHVAFAIATWGTLMYVTEFITQRFKGSRSLLEGRPAIIVRKGKIDREAMKKNKLDINQFQHLLRLKDVFSLRDVEYAILENDGTISVLNNTRSQTPTRKDLKLQDEKVYLPVTLINDGEIIEDNLAEINKDKDWLYDQIKKQKISSIEEIFYAEYLEDEPLFIQKM; encoded by the coding sequence ATGGGATATAATTATAGCTCTGTATTTTTCGAGACTGTCTTTGGTTATTTTGCCTTATTTGTGATTGCAAAAATATTAGGAAAAACACAAATTCGACAACTAACTGCCTTTGACTTTATTTCAGCACTATTACTTGGTGAGTTAGTTGGTAATGCTTTGTACGATGAAAATGTAGGCATACCACATGTAGCCTTTGCGATTGCTACGTGGGGTACGTTAATGTATGTAACAGAGTTCATTACTCAACGATTCAAGGGATCACGCTCTTTACTAGAAGGCCGCCCTGCTATTATTGTTAGAAAAGGCAAGATCGATCGTGAAGCAATGAAGAAAAACAAATTAGACATCAATCAATTTCAACATTTATTACGCTTAAAGGATGTATTTTCATTAAGAGATGTCGAATATGCCATTTTAGAAAATGACGGTACGATATCTGTATTAAATAACACACGCTCACAAACACCTACAAGAAAAGACCTTAAACTTCAAGATGAAAAAGTCTATTTACCTGTTACATTAATAAATGATGGTGAAATTATTGAAGATAATCTAGCTGAAATCAACAAAGACAAAGACTGGCTATACGACCAGATTAAAAAACAAAAAATCTCTTCAATCGAAGAGATCTTTTATGCAGAGTATTTAGAAGATGAGCCACTTTTCATTCAAAAGATGTGA
- a CDS encoding FtsW/RodA/SpoVE family cell cycle protein: METQNNLQSRRIPIDYTIAFLVFILAIFSLVAIYSASGQYASGDSTYFVKRQLVFYGLGFIAMMVVASIDFEILEKLTIPLYICGILLLMAVEVFGVEKLGAKRAISLKVIDVQPSEFMKFFLIILISSLLAKLGKSRLSFKESIVVTIKILFFTAIPLVLILRQPDLGTTLMIIFAVAMLIYTSSISLKMSYLLTALGISGLGALVFLYFNNFELFSKLIHSHQLSRIYGWLNPAEHSQGFGYQLQQALLGIGSGQLTGSGFNQGYQVQSGRIPEVHTDFIFAVIGEEFGFIGTSLLIIVFFLLIYRIITIAINANSLFGVYICIGVIALYTFQIFQNIGMTIGLMPITGIALPFISYGGSSLLTNMMALGLVTSVHLRTKTYMFGEDESME; encoded by the coding sequence ATGGAAACACAAAACAATCTCCAATCTAGAAGAATTCCAATTGATTATACAATTGCATTTTTAGTCTTTATCCTTGCAATCTTTAGCCTAGTAGCTATTTATAGTGCCTCTGGTCAATATGCCAGTGGAGATAGTACATACTTTGTTAAACGACAATTAGTTTTTTATGGACTAGGTTTTATCGCCATGATGGTCGTTGCTTCAATTGATTTTGAAATACTTGAGAAGCTAACAATCCCACTCTATATCTGTGGCATACTTCTACTAATGGCTGTTGAGGTATTTGGTGTTGAGAAACTTGGTGCGAAGCGTGCAATTAGTTTGAAAGTTATTGATGTTCAGCCTTCAGAATTTATGAAGTTCTTCTTAATTATCTTAATATCATCATTACTTGCAAAACTAGGAAAGAGCAGACTTAGTTTTAAAGAAAGCATTGTTGTAACAATTAAAATACTCTTCTTTACAGCAATACCACTTGTCTTAATCCTAAGACAGCCTGACTTAGGAACAACTTTAATGATTATCTTTGCTGTTGCGATGTTAATTTACACATCAAGTATTTCATTAAAAATGAGTTATTTACTTACGGCATTAGGAATCAGTGGATTAGGCGCGTTAGTCTTCTTATATTTTAATAATTTTGAGCTTTTTAGTAAGCTTATTCATAGTCACCAACTTTCAAGAATTTATGGTTGGTTAAATCCTGCCGAGCATTCCCAAGGATTTGGCTACCAGCTCCAACAAGCACTACTCGGCATTGGATCGGGACAACTTACTGGTTCTGGCTTTAATCAAGGCTATCAAGTTCAAAGTGGACGTATACCTGAGGTTCACACTGATTTTATTTTTGCTGTCATTGGTGAGGAGTTTGGCTTTATTGGGACAAGTCTATTAATTATCGTATTTTTCTTACTTATCTATCGAATTATCACGATTGCGATAAATGCCAATTCGTTATTTGGTGTTTATATTTGCATTGGTGTTATCGCACTATATACGTTTCAAATTTTCCAAAATATCGGTATGACAATTGGTTTAATGCCGATTACAGGTATTGCACTGCCATTTATCAGTTATGGTGGGAGTTCATTATTAACGAATATGATGGCCCTAGGGTTAGTCACAAGTGTCCATCTAAGAACAAAAACTTACATGTTTGGTGAGGACGAATCAATGGAATAG
- a CDS encoding Ger(x)C family spore germination protein, giving the protein MKLHFRLLLIICILILSGCWDKKELNELAVATGVAIDKAEDGYRVSVQTVNSSEVTSQLGTSGVIPVNVRSEFGVTMYDATRKLSLTNSKRPYGSHLQALIISQEVAKEGIAAVIDYFSRDNDFRSDFLIILTRDTEAKDILKMQTVTEKIPMKAILSMLEISADITGSTHIMDMRDFLNIIALPGRSPIIPVIDVVGDLEVGPTKANTESTEPPATYIYNGAGILQEDKLIGYIDSEVIKSVNYLTDNITHTIENYTCSDSGKISLEILQSKTKRKAKLNEEGKPFIDVNIRSIANIGESNCSLDLLDPNSINELEKNFAEQLKTDLQTSIKMIQSEYQLDIFGFGEDIYRYHPKVWAELKDDWQEHFANLEVNIDVGVNITQLGSTKNSIQQYIQE; this is encoded by the coding sequence ATGAAACTACACTTTCGGCTACTATTAATCATATGTATTTTGATTCTTTCTGGATGCTGGGATAAAAAAGAATTAAATGAATTAGCAGTAGCTACTGGCGTTGCTATCGATAAAGCTGAGGATGGTTATCGAGTTAGTGTACAAACCGTCAATTCAAGTGAAGTAACCTCACAGTTAGGTACGAGCGGTGTGATTCCTGTCAATGTTCGGAGTGAGTTTGGGGTAACGATGTATGATGCGACGAGAAAATTAAGCCTTACAAACTCAAAGAGGCCCTATGGCTCTCACTTACAAGCGCTTATCATTAGTCAGGAGGTCGCTAAAGAAGGGATCGCTGCAGTTATCGACTATTTTTCACGTGATAATGACTTTCGTTCTGATTTCTTGATTATATTAACTAGGGATACAGAAGCTAAAGATATATTAAAAATGCAAACCGTAACTGAAAAAATCCCAATGAAAGCGATCCTTTCTATGTTAGAGATATCAGCAGATATTACCGGTAGTACTCATATTATGGATATGAGGGACTTTTTAAATATAATCGCATTACCTGGGCGAAGTCCTATTATCCCTGTTATTGATGTTGTGGGTGATCTAGAAGTTGGGCCGACGAAAGCTAACACTGAAAGCACAGAACCACCTGCTACTTATATTTACAACGGTGCAGGGATCCTACAAGAGGATAAGCTTATTGGTTATATTGATTCAGAGGTTATAAAATCGGTGAATTATTTGACAGACAATATTACTCACACCATTGAAAACTATACTTGTTCCGACAGCGGAAAGATATCTTTAGAAATTCTCCAATCCAAAACTAAACGTAAAGCTAAGCTAAATGAAGAAGGCAAACCATTCATTGATGTTAATATTCGTTCAATCGCAAATATTGGTGAATCCAATTGTTCATTAGATTTATTAGATCCCAATTCAATTAACGAACTAGAAAAAAATTTTGCAGAACAACTTAAAACAGATCTTCAAACATCTATTAAAATGATTCAATCGGAATATCAGTTAGACATCTTTGGCTTTGGTGAAGATATCTATCGTTATCATCCTAAAGTTTGGGCAGAGCTTAAAGACGATTGGCAAGAGCATTTTGCGAATTTAGAGGTCAATATTGATGTGGGTGTGAACATTACACAATTAGGCTCTACAAAAAATTCAATTCAACAGTACATTCAGGAGTAA
- a CDS encoding spore germination protein yields the protein MWKRTLPVKESLSASLEQNKQTILEKLGNSQDIVIREFKLGANPKISVAVFYTDGLTDTVALQMLIDELLGAKFNNIKENQFQNKNSLLDQLKNLVLNATDVKEISDLDAILVSLLSGSVIFLVDGQTEGFEIGLRKWNQRSITESTNDSVLRGPKESFTENLRSNTALIRRKIKSPNLWMESRVIGTVTQTDVAIMYLEGTVDQALLTEVKSRLDRIAIDGILESGYIEELIQDEALTPFPTLYNSERPDVVASAILEGRVAILVDGTPFVLLAPALFVQFFQAAEDYYARAGISSALRVLRYMCFLIAFLAPSLFIAITTFHQEMIPTDLLFSLLAQREQIPFPAVFEALLMEVAFEILREASLRMPKVIGSAISIVGTLVIGQAAVEAGLVSAALIIVVSTTAIASFVFPSNDLSIATRMLRFPLMLLAGSFGLFGVMIGVISLVLHLCNLHSFGVPYMSSIAPYINDEQKDTLIRLPFWFMRTRPKELKRKNLIRNQTPKPRPPK from the coding sequence ATGTGGAAAAGAACACTACCAGTAAAAGAATCATTATCAGCTTCATTAGAACAAAACAAACAAACGATTCTTGAAAAGCTAGGAAATAGTCAAGATATTGTAATAAGAGAGTTTAAGCTCGGTGCAAACCCTAAGATATCTGTCGCAGTATTTTATACAGATGGATTAACAGACACAGTAGCACTCCAAATGTTAATTGATGAACTGTTAGGCGCAAAGTTTAACAATATTAAAGAAAATCAGTTTCAAAATAAAAATTCGTTATTGGATCAGTTAAAAAATCTAGTATTGAACGCAACTGACGTAAAAGAAATCAGTGATCTTGATGCGATATTAGTTAGTTTACTTTCAGGGAGTGTCATATTCCTCGTCGACGGCCAAACAGAAGGATTTGAAATCGGTCTAAGAAAGTGGAATCAAAGAAGTATTACAGAATCCACGAATGATAGTGTCTTACGAGGACCTAAAGAATCATTTACAGAGAACCTCCGTTCCAACACTGCTTTAATTAGGCGGAAAATAAAATCACCAAATTTATGGATGGAGAGTCGTGTGATTGGCACAGTAACTCAAACAGATGTGGCGATTATGTATCTAGAAGGGACAGTCGATCAAGCTTTACTAACAGAAGTAAAAAGTCGCTTAGATCGAATAGCTATTGATGGCATTTTAGAAAGTGGCTATATTGAAGAATTGATTCAGGATGAAGCGTTAACACCATTCCCAACGCTCTATAATTCGGAACGTCCAGATGTAGTAGCAAGTGCTATTTTAGAAGGACGTGTTGCCATATTAGTAGATGGGACTCCGTTCGTCTTATTAGCACCAGCATTATTTGTCCAATTCTTTCAAGCTGCTGAGGATTATTATGCAAGAGCCGGCATAAGCTCTGCGTTACGTGTACTTCGATATATGTGTTTTTTAATTGCCTTTTTGGCTCCATCATTATTTATTGCAATCACAACATTTCATCAAGAAATGATTCCAACTGATTTACTTTTTAGTTTGCTTGCACAAAGAGAACAGATCCCTTTCCCAGCGGTTTTTGAGGCACTGTTAATGGAAGTTGCTTTTGAAATTTTGCGAGAAGCAAGCTTGAGAATGCCCAAAGTGATTGGTTCTGCAATTTCAATCGTTGGTACATTAGTGATTGGTCAAGCTGCCGTTGAAGCAGGACTTGTATCAGCAGCTTTAATTATTGTCGTTTCAACAACTGCAATCGCATCATTTGTTTTCCCATCTAATGACTTATCTATTGCTACTCGAATGCTTCGATTCCCGTTAATGCTATTAGCCGGAAGCTTCGGGTTATTCGGGGTCATGATCGGGGTTATCTCATTAGTCTTACATTTATGTAATCTTCACTCATTTGGTGTACCATATATGAGCTCAATTGCACCTTATATTAATGATGAACAAAAAGACACACTCATTCGACTCCCCTTTTGGTTCATGCGAACAAGACCAAAAGAATTAAAGCGTAAGAATTTAATTAGAAATCAAACACCAAAGCCTCGACCACCGAAATGA
- the fabI gene encoding enoyl-ACP reductase FabI, giving the protein MNFSLSDKTYVIMGVANKRSLAWGIAKALDQVGARLIFTYASERFEKPVKQLAETLSGNSSLFYQCDVSSDQSIQDTFKQIQADVGTIHGVAHCIAFAERDDLKGEFVDTSRDGFLLAHNISAYSLVGVARAAKPLMTEGGSIITLTYLGGERVVQNYNIMGVAKASLDASMKYLANDLGKDNIRVNAISAGPIRTLSAKGVGDFNSILKEIETKAPLRRTVTQEEVGSTAYYLLSDLSQGVTGEIIHVDAGYNILGLA; this is encoded by the coding sequence ATGAACTTTTCATTATCAGATAAAACATATGTCATCATGGGTGTAGCAAATAAACGAAGCTTAGCATGGGGAATTGCTAAGGCACTTGATCAAGTTGGGGCGCGGTTAATTTTTACTTATGCAAGTGAACGATTTGAAAAACCAGTAAAACAATTAGCCGAAACATTAAGTGGGAACTCGTCATTATTTTATCAGTGTGATGTGTCAAGTGATCAATCGATTCAAGATACATTTAAGCAAATTCAAGCTGATGTCGGTACGATTCATGGCGTCGCTCACTGTATCGCTTTTGCTGAACGAGACGATTTAAAGGGGGAGTTTGTTGATACATCACGTGATGGTTTCTTACTTGCGCATAATATAAGTGCGTATTCATTAGTTGGTGTAGCTAGAGCTGCTAAACCATTAATGACTGAGGGTGGCAGCATTATAACATTAACTTATTTAGGTGGAGAACGAGTTGTCCAGAATTACAATATTATGGGTGTGGCCAAAGCAAGTCTTGATGCAAGCATGAAATACTTAGCCAATGATTTAGGTAAAGATAATATTCGAGTGAATGCTATATCAGCAGGCCCAATCCGAACTTTATCGGCAAAAGGTGTTGGTGACTTTAATTCGATTTTAAAAGAGATTGAAACGAAGGCGCCACTAAGACGAACAGTAACTCAAGAAGAAGTAGGATCTACTGCATATTACCTATTAAGTGATTTATCACAAGGCGTTACAGGAGAAATCATTCATGTCGATGCAGGATATAATATTTTAGGTTTAGCATAA
- a CDS encoding CotY/CotZ family spore coat protein — protein sequence MSCGSKYHTGSCVADILKEIVAAQDNIAGDCCDTSCERSIAELLGDTQAPTNLDTVPVLLYCKDCTPFKGYGAPFNAIADVVGSFYFRVKKVDSKNCAVLELLRTPNDPEADPVSPVTQFTANLQATGICITVDLDCFCHVTCLPPITAL from the coding sequence ATGTCATGCGGCTCAAAATATCACACAGGTAGTTGTGTAGCGGATATATTAAAAGAAATTGTTGCAGCTCAGGACAATATTGCAGGGGATTGTTGTGATACAAGTTGTGAACGTTCAATAGCGGAATTGCTTGGTGATACTCAGGCTCCAACGAACTTAGACACTGTTCCTGTCCTGCTATATTGTAAAGATTGTACGCCATTTAAAGGATATGGTGCACCATTTAACGCGATTGCAGACGTAGTTGGAAGCTTCTACTTTAGAGTTAAAAAAGTTGATAGCAAAAACTGTGCAGTCCTTGAATTATTAAGAACACCAAATGATCCAGAAGCTGACCCAGTTTCACCAGTTACTCAATTTACAGCAAACTTACAAGCAACAGGTATTTGTATCACTGTAGATTTAGATTGCTTCTGTCATGTTACATGCTTACCTCCAATCACTGCACTATAA
- a CDS encoding GNAT family N-acetyltransferase — translation MTFQVIQAQTDKEIADALSIRNQVFIEEQGVDPKIEHDQYDAEAIHFVGYLNQEPIAVARVRIIDHKGKIQRVAVLKSYRNKGYGKKLILAIESFLSEKQISSFYLNAQSQVIEFYQSLGYTVSSEPFYEANIQHVTMAK, via the coding sequence ATGACATTTCAAGTTATTCAAGCACAGACAGACAAAGAAATAGCAGATGCGCTGTCAATTCGCAATCAAGTTTTTATTGAAGAGCAAGGTGTAGACCCTAAAATTGAGCATGACCAATATGATGCGGAAGCAATTCATTTTGTTGGTTATCTGAATCAAGAACCGATTGCGGTGGCAAGAGTTCGAATCATTGATCACAAAGGTAAAATTCAGCGTGTTGCTGTATTAAAATCATATCGAAACAAAGGTTATGGAAAAAAGCTGATACTTGCGATTGAGTCATTTTTATCAGAAAAACAGATTTCAAGCTTTTATTTAAATGCGCAGTCTCAAGTCATTGAATTTTATCAATCCCTCGGTTACACCGTTTCATCTGAACCATTTTACGAAGCAAATATTCAACATGTCACGATGGCTAAATAA